Proteins encoded in a region of the Campylobacteraceae bacterium genome:
- a CDS encoding RNA helicase codes for MKNKWQDQLHSLLNCDLKELYPLARSMKRKLKFFVGPTNSGKTYAAMTELKASNSGLYLAPLRLLALEGYEDLKKNNIDVSLITGEEQLFNEDAAHVCSTIEMMDFDLDVDIAVIDEVQMLADIDRGWAWVNAIIGCPASTIIMTGSVNALDAIKTIAAYLDEDLEIVKFQRKNPLEVMTKHTSLNSLEPGTAIIAFSRAEVLKLKSRLNKKHKVSVIYGNLSPEVRRDEARRFREGETTILIATDAIAMGLNLPIKTILFSNHKKFDGISKRGLLVNEIVQLAGRAGRYGLHEVGYLGATYKDTLEYITEEFKKPVKTIKPPFNVKINNAQLESLASHLQTQSLTKVLSYFAKNMKFSGPFRAANISSMLSAAKIVDEKFNLKLEDKYLLAQAPMTTKSPLILQAYSAYIATVIKNKVSRYKPSITLPKKAVTTKDLLLVEDEIKKISLYLWLGHKMPELFPDAIKAVLQRNVLNQFIEKSLQNTNLKEEFNKNRTNNRNKDYKRLDLNPKRNHRRRERSGPKF; via the coding sequence ATGAAAAACAAATGGCAAGATCAATTACACAGTCTTTTAAATTGTGATTTAAAAGAATTATACCCCCTAGCACGTAGCATGAAGAGAAAATTAAAGTTTTTTGTAGGACCTACAAATTCTGGTAAAACTTATGCTGCTATGACTGAGCTTAAAGCTTCAAACTCAGGTCTTTATTTAGCCCCTTTGCGTTTATTAGCGCTTGAAGGTTATGAGGACTTAAAGAAAAATAACATTGATGTTTCTTTAATTACAGGAGAAGAACAGCTTTTTAATGAAGATGCTGCTCATGTATGTTCCACTATTGAAATGATGGATTTTGATTTGGATGTTGATATTGCTGTCATTGATGAAGTTCAAATGTTAGCTGATATTGATAGAGGTTGGGCTTGGGTGAATGCCATTATTGGTTGTCCTGCTTCTACTATTATTATGACAGGTTCTGTAAATGCCCTAGATGCTATTAAAACAATTGCAGCGTATTTAGATGAAGACCTAGAAATTGTTAAATTCCAGCGGAAAAATCCTTTAGAAGTAATGACAAAACATACTTCTTTAAACTCTCTTGAGCCTGGCACTGCCATTATCGCTTTTTCAAGAGCAGAAGTATTAAAACTAAAATCAAGGCTAAATAAAAAACATAAGGTCTCTGTGATTTATGGAAATCTTTCTCCTGAAGTAAGACGGGATGAAGCCAGACGTTTTAGAGAAGGAGAAACAACTATTTTAATAGCAACGGATGCTATTGCTATGGGTTTAAATCTTCCTATTAAAACTATTTTATTCTCCAATCATAAAAAATTTGATGGTATTTCAAAACGCGGTTTACTAGTAAATGAGATTGTTCAATTAGCAGGACGCGCTGGTCGTTATGGTTTACATGAAGTGGGTTATTTAGGTGCAACATATAAAGATACGCTTGAGTATATTACAGAAGAATTTAAAAAACCAGTAAAAACAATCAAACCTCCTTTTAATGTAAAAATAAACAATGCCCAATTAGAAAGTCTGGCGTCACATTTACAAACCCAGTCTTTAACAAAAGTACTTAGTTATTTTGCAAAAAACATGAAATTCTCAGGACCTTTTAGAGCGGCTAATATTTCTTCAATGTTAAGTGCAGCAAAAATAGTGGATGAAAAATTCAATTTAAAATTAGAAGATAAATATTTATTAGCACAAGCGCCTATGACTACAAAATCACCTTTAATTCTTCAAGCATACAGTGCATATATAGCAACAGTAATTAAAAATAAAGTCTCACGATATAAACCCTCAATTACTCTTCCTAAAAAAGCAGTGACTACAAAAGATTTATTATTAGTTGAAGATGAGATTAAGAAGATATCTTTATACTTATGGTTAGGGCATAAAATGCCAGAATTATTTCCGGATGCAATTAAAGCCGTACTTCAAAGAAATGTATTAAATCAGTTTATAGAGAAGTCTTTGCAAAATACAAATTTAAAAGAAGAATTCAATAAAAACAGAACGAATAATAGGAATAAAGATTATAAACGTTTGGACTTAAATCCAAAAAGAAACCATAGAAGAAGAGAAAGATCTGGTCCCAAGTTTTAA
- a CDS encoding sugar phosphate isomerase/epimerase encodes MQGRLLPKYKGRYQAHPVNYWQAEFYIARDLGFNQIEFILDFNDVELNPLLNKSGIKEIMNIIKDTGIEVKSICADYFMEAPLHSSHKEKSLKVLKNLILNAKELNIIDIVIPCVDQSSLKSQKDMKSFVQAIKSVLPLAEELNININFETDLNPKNFKKLLENFNSKNIKVNYDIGNSSSLGYDPIEEFEAYGEYISDLHIKDRLLHGASVELGTGNAKFKTVFKLLKKYKFAGNIVMQAAKDEEYIKDLTLVKKQKKFITKYINKYL; translated from the coding sequence ATGCAAGGTAGATTACTTCCTAAATACAAAGGTAGATATCAGGCTCATCCAGTAAATTATTGGCAAGCAGAATTCTATATTGCGAGAGATTTAGGTTTTAATCAAATAGAATTTATTTTAGACTTTAATGATGTTGAATTAAATCCTTTACTGAATAAGTCTGGAATTAAAGAAATAATGAATATTATAAAAGATACTGGAATTGAAGTAAAATCTATTTGTGCTGATTATTTTATGGAGGCTCCTTTACATTCCTCTCATAAAGAAAAAAGCTTAAAAGTACTTAAAAATCTGATTCTTAATGCAAAAGAATTAAATATTATTGATATTGTTATTCCTTGTGTAGATCAATCTAGTTTAAAATCGCAAAAAGATATGAAATCTTTTGTGCAAGCTATAAAAAGTGTTTTGCCTTTAGCTGAAGAGTTGAATATTAACATAAATTTTGAAACAGATTTGAATCCAAAAAACTTTAAAAAGCTTCTTGAAAATTTTAATTCTAAAAATATAAAAGTAAATTACGATATTGGTAATTCCTCTTCTTTAGGATATGACCCTATAGAAGAGTTTGAAGCATATGGTGAGTATATTTCTGATTTACATATAAAAGATAGGCTATTACATGGAGCTTCTGTTGAACTAGGAACAGGTAATGCCAAGTTTAAAACAGTTTTTAAACTTCTTAAAAAATATAAGTTCGCAGGTAATATTGTTATGCAGGCTGCCAAGGACGAAGAGTATATAAAAGATTTAACACTAGTGAAAAAACAAAAAAAGTTTATTACTAAATATATAAACAAGTATTTATAA
- a CDS encoding aminotransferase class III-fold pyridoxal phosphate-dependent enzyme translates to MKVKYDLESKDVTLIETKHRKICSSIPHPNSIKIIEELREYESDSMHDQLPLLWNSAIDYQIFDGYGNIFIDLTASIFIANIGHSHPKVTKAIKDTCDKSLINNYYYPSHERKDFVKKLLSIMPDHLNRVILYSTGAETTEASFKIMRQYGHSINKEKITILSFDGSFHGKTTGSQQLGGKTGGKNWIKNLDTNIVHLPFPTSWYLEDSGLSPEELFRRDMKKLENKGIVLKNIAGIIMEPYQGWGALFYPKEYISEMAKWAKENQVIITVDEVQAGFGRTGKLFGFEHYDFKPDLVCMGKAISSSLPLSAIVGREELLNIDASLNSTHGGNPLACAASLAALNVLIDENLVQQSYEKGIILHEELLDWQKEFPEIISYISTRGLLSAIFFVKEGSNELDIELVDQLIYKAMLKGVNSVRTLSGTIKIGPPLSIPVDALIEAINVYKECLIEILEEKKNA, encoded by the coding sequence ATGAAAGTTAAATATGATCTAGAATCAAAAGATGTTACGTTAATTGAAACAAAACACAGAAAAATATGTTCTTCTATACCCCATCCTAATTCAATAAAAATTATAGAAGAGTTAAGAGAATATGAAAGTGATTCAATGCATGATCAGTTACCTCTTTTATGGAATAGTGCAATCGATTATCAGATTTTTGATGGTTATGGAAATATTTTCATTGATTTAACTGCAAGTATTTTTATTGCAAATATAGGACATTCGCATCCCAAAGTAACCAAAGCAATAAAAGATACTTGTGATAAATCTTTAATAAACAATTATTATTATCCATCACATGAAAGAAAAGATTTTGTCAAAAAATTATTATCTATCATGCCAGATCATTTAAATAGAGTAATTCTTTATTCCACAGGAGCAGAAACTACAGAAGCTTCATTTAAAATAATGCGTCAGTATGGTCATTCAATAAATAAAGAAAAAATAACAATTTTAAGTTTTGATGGATCTTTTCATGGAAAAACTACTGGTTCCCAACAACTTGGAGGAAAAACAGGTGGAAAAAATTGGATTAAAAATTTAGATACTAATATTGTTCATCTACCTTTCCCAACGTCATGGTATCTAGAAGATAGTGGTTTAAGTCCAGAAGAATTATTTAGAAGAGATATGAAGAAATTAGAAAACAAAGGAATAGTTCTTAAAAATATTGCGGGTATTATTATGGAGCCTTATCAAGGATGGGGAGCACTTTTTTATCCTAAAGAGTATATAAGTGAAATGGCTAAATGGGCAAAAGAGAATCAAGTAATAATTACAGTAGATGAAGTGCAAGCTGGTTTTGGACGAACTGGTAAACTATTTGGTTTTGAACATTATGATTTCAAACCAGATTTAGTTTGTATGGGAAAAGCAATATCATCAAGTTTACCCCTCTCTGCTATTGTAGGAAGAGAAGAGCTTCTTAACATTGATGCTTCTTTAAATAGCACTCATGGAGGTAATCCACTCGCTTGTGCAGCATCTTTAGCAGCTTTAAATGTTCTTATAGATGAAAATTTAGTACAACAATCCTATGAAAAAGGTATAATCTTACATGAAGAATTACTTGACTGGCAGAAAGAATTTCCTGAAATAATTTCTTATATAAGTACAAGAGGTCTATTATCTGCGATATTCTTTGTAAAAGAAGGAAGTAATGAACTTGATATTGAATTAGTAGATCAACTCATTTATAAAGCAATGTTAAAAGGAGTTAACTCTGTGAGAACATTAAGTGGAACTATTAAGATAGGACCTCCTTTAAGTATTCCTGTTGATGCTTTAATAGAAGCGATTAATGTATATAAAGAGTGTTTAATTGAAATTTTAGAAGAAAAAAAGAATGCTTAA
- a CDS encoding SDR family oxidoreductase codes for MILNKFDLKDELIVITGGAGLLGARYTKALLEANATVILFDINKTALKDVKDKFKNKYKNKLFTYKVDITKEKEILKKKKKIFKKLNKYPSILINNAAIDPKFEENSKINKSRLENFELKQWDLEISVGLTGAMLCSKIFGTEMAKMNKGVILNISSDLGVIAPDQRLYEQDNLKEEEQNVKPVTYSVIKHALIGLTKYTATYWAHKGVRCNAFAPGGVFNNHSEEFLNKIASLIPMKRMAKLDEYEATIVFLCSPASSYMNGATLNMDGGRSII; via the coding sequence ATGATACTTAATAAATTTGATTTAAAAGATGAACTTATTGTAATTACGGGAGGTGCGGGTTTATTAGGAGCTAGATATACAAAAGCTCTTTTAGAGGCCAATGCTACAGTTATTTTATTTGATATTAATAAAACAGCATTAAAAGATGTCAAAGATAAATTTAAAAATAAATATAAGAACAAATTATTTACTTATAAAGTTGATATAACAAAAGAAAAAGAAATTTTAAAAAAGAAAAAAAAGATTTTTAAAAAATTAAATAAATATCCAAGTATTTTAATAAATAATGCAGCCATTGACCCAAAATTTGAAGAAAATAGTAAAATTAATAAATCACGATTAGAAAATTTTGAACTTAAACAATGGGACTTAGAAATATCTGTTGGCCTTACAGGTGCCATGCTTTGTAGTAAAATATTTGGTACCGAGATGGCCAAAATGAATAAAGGTGTTATCTTAAATATTTCATCAGACTTAGGTGTAATTGCCCCTGATCAGAGATTGTATGAGCAAGATAATTTAAAAGAAGAAGAACAAAATGTTAAACCAGTGACCTATTCTGTTATTAAACATGCTTTAATTGGGCTTACGAAGTATACTGCAACCTATTGGGCGCATAAAGGTGTACGATGTAATGCATTTGCTCCAGGTGGAGTATTTAACAATCATTCGGAAGAGTTCTTAAATAAAATTGCAAGCCTAATCCCAATGAAAAGAATGGCAAAATTGGATGAATATGAAGCTACAATTGTATTTTTATGTTCACCTGCAAGTTCTTATATGAATGGAGCGACATTAAATATGGATGGTGGAAGATCTATAATATGA
- a CDS encoding VOC family protein, with translation MLKLRHIGIVVRNLSESILFYQDLFSLVINKQMIEEGKYVENLVGIKNASIHWAKLEAKDGTIIELLEYKNNEHKEKDNYTSNRLGCSHIAVSVKNIDETYKKLLSYNCKCNSEPLLSPDGKVKVMYAHDIDGTILEIVEEL, from the coding sequence ATGCTTAAATTAAGACATATTGGTATAGTTGTTCGAAACTTATCAGAATCTATATTGTTTTATCAAGATTTATTTTCTTTAGTTATAAATAAACAAATGATTGAAGAAGGAAAATATGTTGAAAATTTAGTTGGAATTAAAAATGCATCTATACATTGGGCTAAATTAGAGGCAAAAGATGGAACAATAATTGAATTATTAGAATACAAAAATAATGAACATAAAGAAAAAGATAATTATACATCAAATAGATTGGGATGTTCACATATTGCTGTTTCAGTTAAGAATATAGATGAAACATATAAAAAACTTTTGTCGTATAACTGTAAATGTAACAGTGAACCCCTTCTTTCTCCCGATGGAAAAGTAAAAGTTATGTATGCACATGATATTGATGGCACAATTTTAGAAATAGTGGAGGAGTTATAA
- a CDS encoding DUF115 domain-containing protein, translating into MLEEIQNNAILTYNMNLEYLKEHQKDLFEKVQLFDTGLNIAEIEARYELEYKDKYFDIYDKKENSWFYNTDSVLYSSKILDNLSQESKKNTFKTFYGVEYGDEIVSRTKDISMLSSSTFGNAPIIDYVNRHLPSKEEMKEIFVYLIFGVGLGLHIPLLQNKTKAKLLYIIEPSLEIFRLSLFTVNYSELSKSSQLHFAISKNSNEFNKHFASFLLKGNFYTHYIKFHMFSNNCDMYVNIIQKSFVTQPHLLFSYDRELKSLLRTYTYARKNFAFIDISKQQKLASFKDKAILLLAAGPSLKKNIDFVMKNKDKFFIVAIYGIIAFLEENNIVPDIMVQYDESEEETMRAIKEIKNIDFFNKTIFLFSSHISSNLLHSFDKKNIFIFQAMHEAKIDYGRLTSPSIGDITYSLLQILGANLVYLLGLDMAFDPDTGKSHFDGYDNDQSFIGEDKNKTNNNYSLRKSTFSVKGNFQELVETLAVFKVSIDSINDVSNKYKKFSGAKMYNLSNGAFFDNVKPLNTSDINTDNLILINKDKLRDDLLFDLEKVSSCEFSSAEKKKNSEKMEAAYKLKEVFDSFYIGRKYSSMTKFNDVLLLMHSKLCEESACNDLYRIINSYFCHNIHYIFYFINLKDVPNPKKHIKSLHKIFYTQVDKIILAYIEILNLKV; encoded by the coding sequence ATGTTAGAAGAAATACAAAATAATGCCATTTTGACGTATAATATGAATTTAGAGTACTTAAAAGAACATCAAAAAGACTTGTTTGAGAAAGTTCAACTTTTTGATACGGGTTTAAATATAGCTGAAATAGAAGCAAGGTATGAGCTTGAATATAAAGATAAGTATTTTGATATATATGATAAAAAAGAGAACAGCTGGTTTTATAATACTGATTCTGTTTTATATTCTTCCAAAATCTTAGATAATTTAAGTCAAGAGTCAAAAAAAAATACTTTTAAAACATTTTATGGCGTTGAATATGGTGATGAAATTGTTTCAAGAACTAAAGATATATCTATGTTATCAAGTTCTACTTTTGGTAATGCTCCTATAATTGATTATGTGAATAGACATCTTCCTTCAAAAGAAGAAATGAAAGAAATTTTTGTTTATTTAATTTTTGGTGTGGGGCTGGGACTTCATATTCCTTTACTTCAAAATAAAACAAAAGCAAAATTGCTTTATATTATTGAACCTTCCTTAGAGATATTTAGGCTGTCCTTATTTACAGTTAATTACTCAGAACTCTCTAAATCTTCCCAATTACATTTTGCTATATCAAAAAATAGTAATGAATTTAATAAACATTTTGCTTCTTTTTTATTGAAGGGTAATTTTTACACGCATTATATAAAATTTCATATGTTTTCTAATAACTGTGATATGTATGTTAATATAATCCAAAAATCTTTTGTAACCCAGCCCCATTTATTATTTTCTTATGATAGGGAATTAAAAAGTCTTTTAAGAACTTATACTTATGCACGCAAAAATTTTGCTTTTATTGACATATCGAAGCAGCAAAAACTAGCTTCTTTTAAGGACAAAGCAATACTACTTTTAGCGGCTGGTCCTTCTTTAAAGAAAAATATTGATTTTGTAATGAAAAACAAAGATAAGTTCTTTATAGTAGCTATTTATGGAATAATAGCATTTTTAGAAGAAAATAATATTGTTCCTGATATTATGGTTCAGTATGATGAATCAGAAGAAGAAACAATGAGAGCAATCAAAGAAATTAAGAATATCGATTTTTTTAATAAAACAATCTTTTTATTTTCTTCACATATTAGTAGTAACCTTCTTCATAGTTTTGATAAAAAGAATATTTTTATCTTTCAGGCAATGCATGAAGCAAAAATTGACTATGGACGGCTCACTTCTCCTTCTATAGGTGATATAACTTATTCACTTCTTCAAATTTTAGGTGCAAATTTAGTTTATTTATTAGGTCTAGATATGGCTTTTGATCCAGACACAGGTAAAAGTCATTTTGATGGATATGATAATGATCAGTCTTTTATTGGAGAAGATAAAAATAAAACAAATAATAATTATAGCCTTAGAAAAAGTACCTTTAGCGTGAAAGGAAATTTTCAAGAACTAGTAGAGACTTTAGCAGTATTTAAAGTTTCTATAGACTCAATTAATGATGTAAGTAATAAATATAAAAAATTCTCAGGTGCAAAGATGTATAATTTATCAAATGGTGCCTTTTTTGATAATGTAAAACCCTTAAATACTTCAGATATAAATACAGATAATTTAATCTTAATTAATAAAGATAAATTACGAGATGATTTGTTATTCGATTTAGAGAAAGTTTCTTCATGTGAGTTTTCTTCAGCTGAAAAGAAAAAGAACAGTGAAAAAATGGAGGCTGCCTATAAACTTAAAGAAGTATTTGATTCTTTTTATATAGGTAGAAAATATTCAAGTATGACCAAGTTTAATGATGTATTATTATTAATGCATAGTAAATTATGTGAGGAAAGTGCGTGTAATGATTTATATAGAATAATAAACAGTTACTTTTGCCATAATATTCATTATATATTCTATTTTATTAATTTAAAAGATGTACCCAATCCAAAAAAGCATATTAAAAGTTTACATAAAATTTTTTACACACAAGTGGATAAAATTATTTTAGCGTATATTGAAATTTTAAATCTAAAGGTGTAA
- a CDS encoding SDR family oxidoreductase produces MKKVAFVTASRTGIGKKIVKKLLKKNYIVYSNGLKKDENLSSMYICADMTNEKEIEKSLNKIAQKEGRLDLIVANLGSGKSISGYDVNINEYKRVFDINLFSSICLATKSIEFLKQTNGNIIFISSIAGCEYLGAPLPYTLAKTALLSFSKALSFEVAKYNIRVNCISPGNVMFKNSTWDKKIQENEKETKEYIKNNVPLNAFVKANDIAKAVMFLEKSKVITGSNIVIDGGQIQKII; encoded by the coding sequence ATGAAAAAAGTTGCCTTTGTCACTGCTTCTCGTACTGGAATTGGAAAAAAAATAGTTAAAAAATTATTGAAAAAAAATTATATTGTATATTCAAACGGCCTAAAAAAAGATGAAAATCTAAGTTCTATGTATATTTGTGCGGATATGACAAATGAAAAAGAAATAGAAAAAAGTTTAAACAAAATCGCTCAAAAAGAAGGACGACTAGATTTAATTGTTGCAAATTTAGGTTCAGGAAAGAGTATTTCCGGATATGATGTAAATATTAACGAGTATAAAAGAGTATTTGACATTAATTTGTTTTCTTCTATATGTTTAGCTACAAAATCAATTGAATTTTTAAAACAAACAAATGGAAATATAATTTTTATTTCTTCTATTGCAGGATGTGAATATTTAGGAGCTCCACTTCCATACACTCTTGCAAAAACGGCACTTTTGAGTTTTTCAAAAGCTTTATCCTTTGAAGTAGCAAAATATAACATACGCGTTAATTGTATTTCTCCTGGTAATGTTATGTTTAAAAATAGTACCTGGGATAAAAAGATACAAGAAAATGAAAAAGAAACAAAAGAGTATATTAAAAACAACGTTCCTTTAAATGCGTTTGTAAAAGCAAACGATATAGCAAAAGCAGTTATGTTTTTGGAAAAAAGCAAGGTGATTACTGGTTCGAATATTGTTATTGATGGTGGGCAAATACAAAAAATAATATAG
- a CDS encoding class I SAM-dependent methyltransferase — MSLCPICESSNTELLTNKLRRGNGKVHFCKSCDLGFLQKMIVDAKDYYDKEYRKEYSHKAELNQTNAQEMFDIYVNYQEQRLVFLEKFSNDKESILEIGASAGQFLYHLKDKFKEINAIELDSNCCEFLKNKLNISCDERYLENSRFYKENHYSAVSAYQVLEHTSNPRSFLKDIYHVLKKGGIAYVEVPNLYDPLLSVWDVPSYNSFYYHSAHSFYFSEKSLSKLVKEAGFEILDISFTQDYNILNHLNWIMNDKPQDNCKIGLSVPQLKGKDKEIVSWINEEMNILNKKYIEKLSKAKKTSNILIVVKK; from the coding sequence ATGAGTTTATGCCCTATTTGCGAAAGTTCTAATACAGAACTTTTAACAAATAAATTAAGAAGAGGAAATGGAAAGGTCCATTTTTGCAAAAGTTGTGACTTGGGTTTCTTGCAAAAAATGATAGTTGATGCAAAAGATTATTATGATAAAGAATATAGAAAAGAATATTCGCATAAAGCAGAACTTAATCAAACAAATGCACAAGAAATGTTTGATATTTATGTAAATTATCAAGAGCAAAGACTTGTATTTTTAGAGAAATTCAGTAATGATAAAGAGTCAATTCTTGAAATAGGTGCATCTGCAGGACAATTCCTTTATCATCTTAAAGACAAGTTTAAAGAAATCAATGCAATTGAATTGGATTCAAATTGTTGTGAATTTCTTAAAAATAAATTAAATATTTCTTGCGATGAAAGATACTTGGAAAATTCTAGATTCTATAAAGAAAATCATTATAGTGCTGTTAGCGCATATCAGGTTTTAGAGCATACTTCTAATCCTCGGAGCTTTTTAAAAGATATTTATCATGTTCTTAAAAAAGGAGGAATTGCTTATGTGGAGGTTCCTAATTTGTATGATCCCTTATTATCCGTTTGGGACGTTCCTTCTTATAATAGTTTTTATTACCACAGTGCTCATAGTTTTTATTTTTCAGAAAAATCTTTGTCGAAATTAGTAAAAGAGGCAGGTTTTGAAATCCTTGATATATCTTTTACTCAAGATTATAATATCCTTAATCATTTAAATTGGATTATGAATGATAAACCTCAAGATAATTGTAAAATTGGTCTTTCTGTTCCTCAACTAAAGGGAAAAGACAAAGAAATAGTCTCATGGATAAATGAAGAAATGAATATATTAAATAAAAAATATATAGAAAAACTTTCAAAAGCTAAAAAAACATCTAATATCTTAATAGTAGTAAAAAAATGA
- a CDS encoding carbon-nitrogen family hydrolase, translating to MKIASISLNPFWQDKKSSFDLCHKYIKQASKKSVDLIIFPEMTLTGFSNNVKLLAEEKDNSSSILKFSKLSKKFKIAIVFGVVIKIKSKIYNQCVFINKEGKILGDYSKIHSFSYAQEDKYFASGKKISIISFNDFKIGLSICYDLRFPELYSALAKKSDIIINIASWPKKRINHWRTLLKARAIENQLYVIGVNRTGIDGNKLKYNESSLFYNALGKKIKSENFSKMKIYTLLKKDILEYENNFNAKKDRKIELYKTII from the coding sequence ATGAAAATTGCTAGTATTTCTTTAAATCCATTTTGGCAAGATAAAAAATCAAGTTTTGATTTATGTCATAAATATATAAAACAAGCATCTAAAAAAAGTGTGGATTTGATTATTTTTCCAGAAATGACACTTACTGGTTTTTCAAATAATGTCAAGTTACTTGCTGAAGAAAAAGATAATAGTTCAAGCATCTTAAAATTTTCAAAACTTTCTAAAAAATTTAAAATTGCCATTGTTTTTGGAGTGGTTATTAAAATTAAGTCAAAAATATATAATCAATGTGTTTTTATAAATAAAGAAGGAAAAATTTTAGGTGATTATTCTAAAATTCACTCTTTTTCTTATGCCCAAGAAGACAAATATTTTGCTTCTGGTAAGAAAATTAGTATTATTAGTTTTAATGATTTTAAAATAGGTTTAAGTATATGTTACGACTTAAGATTTCCAGAACTTTACTCAGCTTTAGCAAAAAAAAGTGATATTATTATTAATATTGCCAGTTGGCCTAAAAAGAGAATAAATCACTGGAGAACACTTTTAAAAGCTCGTGCTATAGAGAATCAACTCTATGTTATAGGGGTAAATAGAACAGGGATTGATGGAAATAAGCTAAAGTATAATGAAAGCAGTTTATTTTACAATGCACTCGGAAAGAAAATAAAGTCAGAAAACTTTTCAAAAATGAAAATATATACATTGTTAAAAAAAGACATATTAGAATATGAAAATAATTTTAATGCTAAAAAAGATAGAAAAATCGAATTATACAAAACAATCATATAA
- the trmA gene encoding tRNA (uridine(54)-C5)-methyltransferase TrmA, whose product MNCEYFSKCGSCTLHDKNYEEQLNYKINREKERFSDITSLEFDIVKSKDENFRNRAEFRFWRNFDEGDIPTLSYAMNDYDRRALEITTCSIVSMDIKNLMPKLLEKIVNNEKLKFKIYACEFLNATTGDMLVTLIYHKKLDEEWLELATRLEKELSIKIIGRSRGQKVIVSNDYIEETLTINNKAFHFEYQEGGFTQPNAKVNEKMIEWVLNNASTKGDLCELYCGGGNFTIPFSKVFDKIIATEISKTSIKSAKRNCELNDVSNIDFVRMSAEDFVKALESKREFRRLEGLDVNSFSKESIFVDPPRAGLDDTTRALCKEYQQIIYVSCNPETLHRDLLALKETHNITHFALFDQFAYTKHIESGVILVKK is encoded by the coding sequence ATGAATTGTGAGTATTTTTCAAAATGTGGGAGCTGTACCCTACATGATAAAAATTATGAAGAACAACTAAATTATAAAATAAATAGAGAAAAAGAGCGTTTTTCTGATATCACTTCTTTAGAATTTGATATTGTAAAATCAAAAGATGAAAATTTTAGAAACAGAGCAGAGTTTAGATTCTGGAGAAACTTTGATGAAGGAGATATACCTACTCTTTCTTATGCTATGAACGATTATGACAGACGGGCCTTAGAAATCACGACCTGTTCTATTGTATCAATGGATATTAAAAACTTAATGCCAAAACTATTAGAAAAAATAGTAAACAATGAAAAACTAAAATTCAAGATTTATGCCTGTGAGTTCTTAAATGCGACAACGGGAGATATGTTGGTTACTTTGATTTATCACAAAAAATTAGATGAAGAATGGTTAGAGTTAGCAACAAGATTAGAAAAAGAGCTTAGTATTAAAATAATAGGACGAAGCAGAGGACAGAAAGTAATTGTATCAAACGATTATATTGAAGAAACACTCACTATTAATAATAAAGCGTTTCATTTTGAATACCAAGAAGGCGGTTTCACCCAACCCAATGCAAAAGTAAACGAAAAAATGATTGAATGGGTCTTAAACAATGCTAGTACTAAAGGGGATTTATGTGAGCTGTATTGTGGGGGAGGAAATTTCACCATTCCTTTTTCAAAAGTATTTGATAAAATAATAGCAACTGAAATCTCAAAAACATCTATTAAATCCGCAAAAAGAAACTGTGAGTTAAATGATGTTTCTAATATTGATTTTGTAAGAATGAGTGCAGAAGATTTTGTAAAAGCATTGGAATCAAAAAGAGAATTTAGACGCTTAGAAGGTTTGGATGTAAATTCTTTTTCAAAAGAGAGTATTTTTGTAGATCCTCCACGTGCTGGATTAGATGATACAACAAGAGCTTTATGTAAAGAATATCAACAAATAATTTATGTATCCTGTAATCCAGAGACGCTTCATAGAGATTTACTTGCTTTGAAAGAAACGCATAACATTACACACTTTGCATTGTTTGACCAATTTGCCTATACTAAGCATATTGAATCCGGCGTGATATTAGTAAAAAAATAA